The uncultured Ilyobacter sp. nucleotide sequence CCTTCCAGTATATTTTTTATTATTAGGGGTATCAGTTTTTCTGGAAAATGATAGGGCCCATAGTTATTACTGCACCTTGTTACATTTACTGGAAAATGATATGTCTCAGCATATGCTCTCACAAGCATATCCGCACCAGTTTTAGAAGTAGCATAAGGTGATCTGGGGTCTAAACTAGTCTTTTCAGTAAAAAGCTCTGTTCCAAATGTCTTTGGCATTACTTTTCTGTTTTTTAGAACCTTCTCTACGAACTCATTATTGACAGGTAGGTCAGATCCTTCTGGCAGATTTGTATGAAGGGTTCCATAGACTTCATCTGTACTTACCTGAAGAAACTTCTTCTCAGCACTATAAATTGGGTAGCCTTTCTCATCCTTTCCTATAGTCCAATGTGCCTTGGCAACGTCCATAAGAGTCTGAGTTCCTATTATATTTGTTTCCAGAAATATACCTGGATTTTCTATTGATCTATCCACATGAGACTCTGCAGCAAAGTTTACAACTGTATCAATATCATGGTTCATAAATATATTTTCAACCAGTTCGCGATTACATATATCTCCCTTTACAAAAGTAACTCTTGAATCTCGCAATTCTTCCTTTATAGTTCCTAGGTTCCCTGCATATGTAAGTTTATCCAGAATTATTATTTTTATGTTCTCATATTTTTTAAGCATATACTTTACAAAATTGGCACCTATAAACCCAGCTCCGCCCGTCACTAAATAATTCATTTTATTCCCCTTTACTTTATCAAGTTCATCAAATACTGTCCATAGTGTGTTTTTAAAAGCGGTTCTGCTAACTCTTTAATTTTTTCTTTGGATATCCACCCTTTTAGATATGCTATCTCCTCAGGACAAGCTATCATTATCCCCTGTCTGTCTTGCACAGCTTTGACAAAGTTTGTGGCATCTAAAAGTCCCTCAAATGTCCCTGTATCCAGCCAGGCCATCCCTCTCCCAAGGTTTATACAGTTTAGCTTTTCTTCCTCAAGATAAAGTCTATTTATATCCGTTATCTCCAGTTCGCCTCTGTCAGACGGTTTTATTTTTTTAGCTTTTTCAACAACTGTTTTATCATAAAAATAAAGACCTGGTATTGCATAGTTAGATTTGGGTTGCTCAGGCTTTTCTTCGAGTGAAGTAACCATTCCATCTGAATCAAATTCCACTACTCCAAAAACGCTTGGATTTTTGACGTAATATCCGAAAATTTTTGCTCCCTCTGATAATTTACCAGCATTCCCCAATATACTTCCGAATCCATACCCATAAAAAATATTGTCTCCAAGAATAAGAGCTACATTATCATTTTCAATAAATTCCTCTCCGATTATAAAAGCCTCTGCCAGCCCATTTGGCTTCTCCTGAACAGCATACTGGAGTTGCAGTCCAAAATTATTACCATCTCCCAACAGCTCTTCAAATACTTTTATATCTCTTGGGGTTGATATAATTAATATATCTCTTATCCCCGCCAACATAAGTACCGACAAAGGATAATAAATCATTGGTTTGTCATATATTGGTACCATTTGTTTGCTTATAGCCTTCGTCACAGGATAGAGCCTGGTTCCGCTTCCCCCCGCTAGTATTATGCCTTTCATGATCTTCTCTCTTTCTTTAATTTTATTTGAATTTTTCAATGAATTTTAAATATTGTCAAATATATCTATATTTTTTCCGATCCATTTTTAATCTTTATCTCACCATTTAAACTCCAATATGTATTTTATCTGATACTCTAAAAGTCTTAAAAATATAGGTCGTTACAAATTTCTTTATTGGGTGTTTTCCTAATGCTATTCTTACAAATTTGATCCTAAAAATTTTTCTTTTAAAGTTAACATTAGTTTTTAAAAAATTTCTCTGCAATTTCTTAAAGAGAACCACTTTTTAAAAATTTAATTTTATTGAATATATATATTACTTCCTTTTCTTTTAATTTTCCATACATAGGGAGTGCCAAAATCCTTTTACCTACATATTTAGCAACATCTAAATCATCATCGTTATACTTTCCTTTATAGCAATCAAATTCTGTTATAAGCGGATGGAAATATTTTCTAGTAAAAATGTTATATTCTTTTAATTTCTCATGTAGATCATCTCTAGTTATTCCAAATTTTTCCTCTTTTATCAAAATTGGGAAATAAGCATAATTATGCTTTACACCTGGTATATCTTCTAAGAATTTTATTCCATCAATTTCTTTAAGTACGTCTCTATATTTCTTTGCTACCCTTTTTCTGTTTTCTATCTCTTTATCTATATATCTTATATTTACAAGCCCCATTGCTGCCTGAAATTCATTCATTTTTGAATTTCCTCCAACAGTCACAACTTCCTCTGGACCTGTTATTCCAAAATTCTTTAAATTTTTAATCCTTTTTTCAAAAGTTTTATCTTTATAAGTTAATACTCCTCCCTCTATTGAATGGAAAACCTTTGTTGCATGGAGTGAAAACATGGATATGTCCCCAAAACTTCCTATCCCATTACCATCAACTTCAACTCCAAAAGTATGTGCCGCATCATAAATAACTTTTAGATTATATTTTTGTGATATTTCATCAATCTTTTTTATATCACACGGAGTTCCAAAAACATGTACAGGTAATATAGCCACTGTTTTTTCAGTTATTTTTTGTTCGATTTTTTTTGCATCTATGTTGTACGTTTTCAAATCAATATCACAAAATACCGGAGTTAGTCCGCAGTTTACAATTGCATGAGTTGTAGAGGCGAAGGTAAACGGAGTGGTTATTACTTCTCCACCACTTTTTAAATCTAAAGATTTTAAAGCTATCTCAAGTGCCTGGTGACCATTGACAAATAAGGAAATATTATCGCATTTCAGATACCCTTTCAGATTTTTTTTAAACTCCTGGTGAAGCGGTCCCATATTAGTGAGCCAGTTTGTTTCCCATATTTTTTCAATCTCTTTTTTATATTCTTCTATTGGAGGTAAAAAGGACTTGGTAACCATAATAGGATTAAAAGATTTTTTTTTCATGGTTTTTTCCTCTCTTGATACTCAAGTTCAAATACCTTAGCTTTTTCAAGAAGTTCTTTTTTTCTATCTCTGACCTTAGTTACAGGAGAACCACTGTATATAGACCATTCTTTTAGTCTTTTATAAACTAAACTATTTGCTCCAACAGCTACTCCTTCCTCAAGATAAGATCCAGGTAAAAGAGTTGTTCCACTTCCTAAAACAGTATATTTTTCTAAAATTACTTTTCTTGACTGAACTCGCCTATATTTTTCTGGTATAATTGGGCCTATTAAAGCTCTTCCAGTATAGTCATCAGATGTAGCATATATTGAACATCTCGAAGATAGCCCAACAAAATCTTTTAGTTCAACTCCTGTACTCCCAGCAAAAATATAGTTTCCTGCTGCTATATGAATATGAGAGCCTATGTTTATTTCTCCACTTAATATACAAAAATCATCTATTCTTACATTGTCACCAATTGACATATTCTCGGCTCCGTATATGCTAATTTTTCTGCTGATTAAAACTTCCTTGCCAAAGCTTTTGAATCCAATTTCTTTAAGTTCTTTTTCACTATAAAATGACATCCATTCCCCTTTCTTACTACTATTCTATATGCAATAATATTTTTAATACAAGCTATTTCTAAAGTGTTCATTACAAGTTTTTTACTACCGTTTTTATAAAAATATCCGGTGTTTAATTTTCTCCAATATATTTACGCTTAATAAATTTTAAAATTTTTCTAGGCGTAAAAATTCGGATTATCTTTTGAGGTAATATTATTCTTTCTTTAATTTTTAGTTTTTTAAAGTGACTATTTATCTCTTTAAATTTATCCTGTTCCTCTGAGCATAATAAACAAATTGATGTATCTATAAATGCCTCTGTTATACGTTTAGAAAAGTCATAAGTTGTCCCAAAATAATTTCTAAAGTTGAAATACATTAACAGCGTATTCCTTTTTACTAATAAAGGATTTTTTGCTACAAATGAAGTATAATTATGTGCTTCATCACTTACTACCACCCGCCATGCACTCATGCAACGACTCATTATGTAAATATCACTTCTACTTGCTAATAAGTAAATCATTAAAGAATGAATTCCATATTGGTTTGAGTCCCTTATAATAGTGTAGTTATCTGCACATCCACGAAAAAAATTTTTATAAACTAATGTATTTAGATGAAAAAGGTTAGGACCATATCTCAATGCATCTTTTTTATTAAAATATTTTTCCACTTCTATTTTCTTATGAGATAGATATTTACAATCCCCATCGGGGTCAACTATTTTATGCCTATGAGCAACAGCATCACAACTTTTATTAGATTCTAAAAACTCTACCTGAGTTTTCAATTTATTTTCATCAGTCCAAAAATCATCACCTTCTAAAAAAGCGATGTATTTTCCTCTACAATGTTGAATGACATCAAAATAATTATTGGTCGCACCTAGATTACGCTGCCTCAATAACAGTACAAATTTATCAGGATTTTTTTGAGCGTACGTCTTTAAAATATTTTGAGTTTCATCAGAGGAACAATCATCACCGACTACTATCTCATATCTAAAGTTTACTTTTTGCATAAGTATACTATCTAGAGCTTGCCTAATATATTTTTCGTGATTATAAGTCACCATAGATATACTAACCGTAATTTCGAACTCTTTCATTTTACTTCCCCTTTTTAAGTATTGATAATATTAACTTACAGGTACTTTTTAGTAATTCACACTAAATTTTCTTTATCAAACATATTGCTTAGGTCCGTTATTTAAATCCATTTTCCTTTTAAAAATTTAAACTTTAATTCTGTTATATGCAGAATTACCTTTAACAAGAGTTTCATTTTTCAGGTTGATTAAAATTTTTTACTATAATATCTTAAAAGTATCATTTTCCAATCATTAATTTTCTAGAATGTTCAAATGAATTTTCTATTTCAGAATTCTTAACTTCCAATTTCCCAAACAACTTAATATCTTTTTTCTCTCCAAATTTTAAAATTTCGAAATTTTTGGAATCTAAGTAATTTTTAGTTTTACTATTATACGAATAAACAACCATTTTTTTACCAAATAGTGCTCCTAAAATTGCAGAATGAAATCTTGTGGCAATTATATATTCAGAAGTAGATATTTCTTCTAATATGTTTTCACCTTCATAGCTAACAATTTCAGCAAATGGGATTTCTTTAATCAATTCATTTGAAATAGAAATATCAGCTTGATTGTGAAAACTAAGTAATTTAACACTATATCCGTTTTTGTGAAAATAATTAGCCCATTCAATTATATCTTTATAATAATTTTCTGAATTTTTACTATCATATCTTTTAGATGCATCTTCGTACCTTATAATAGAAATACATACTTTTTTATCATTTTTAATTTTGAAATCTTTAATATCAGTACTAAAAACTATATCTGGTAGCATTTGTACATTTTGAACCCCTAAATTTCTAAGAAAATTATAAGAAAATTTATCTCTCACACTCCAGTTTTGTACAAGTTTTGAAAACTTTAAAATATTTTTAGTATATCGCTTCTCATTATGTATTGGACCTAAATTACTTCCAACAACAAAAGTTTTTATTCCCAATAACCTGCATAAAAAAGAAAATCTTTGTTTTCCCCTGGCAACTTTACCATTACCCCTGTCCATGAATAAGGAGCCGCCTACATATGCAAGATCAATATTCTTTGATTTAAATTTTAAAAAGAAATCTTTAATAATTATTCTTTTAAATTTTTCTTTTGAAATAAACTTTATTTTTTTTTTGATAGGATATGTTATCCCATTTTCAGAACCCAAAACTATATATTCATCATAATTTGTATTCTCTATAATATTTTTAAACATTAGGTCATCGCCTAAATTATTTTCTACATAACCTTCTATGCACAATATTCTAAACATAAAACATCCCCTCTAATAATATTATCACTTAATTTTTTAGTAATTCGCTAACTACAACCTCATCATTTCCCTTAGATTTATCATAACCATACTCACACTTATAATTTTTTCTAGAAATCTCTTTTTTTCTTTTATAATAATATTCCTCGTTAATGCTTTTTTTCTTTGTTGGGTCAAAAGGATGCCATAAATGTAAAGGAACATCTTCTAAATAGATAGGCTTACTTTTTAAGCCTGCTTTATACAATCTATTTCCAAAGTCATCATCTTCATAACCCCACCCTTGATATTCTTCATCATAACCATTTATTCTTATATAGTCTTCTTTATAAAGAGCATATGCCATTCCTACAAATTTGGCACCTCTGTCTCTGAGTTTTAATCTATATAAAAGATTATTTTTCATATCCCTTTTATAATCTAATTTTGATATCTCTTTCCCCATAAAAGAAATGCTTTTTAAAATTTCTTTATATTCTAAATTTTTAAAATTATTTATGATAATTTTTTTTTCGCCCTCATCAGTATTACCTGGCCTTAACATTATAAATTTGTTTTTTTCTCTCATTTTACAAATGTTTTTTATAAAGTCTTCCCCAAAAATTAAATCTTGATCTATAAAAATTAAAAATCCATCATTTGCTTCTCTGACACCATTATTTAATGCCCTCGTTTTTCTAAAACCAAGATCTTTTTGATAAACACACTTTAATTTAAATGGAAAATCTATGAAATTAGATTTTAAATATTCTAATACATCCAAACTAGAGCCGTCATCTGACAAAATAACTTCATTTGGTTTTAAAGTCTGCCTCATAAGTGCCTCAAAAATAATTTTGATATGCTCAAATCTGTTATATATCGGTATAATTACCGTCACTACCTCTTCCATTCTATCTCCCTTTTTATAACTTTTGCCGGAATCCCTGCGGCAATACAATTCTTGTCTAATTTCCCCTTTAGTACACTGCCAGAGCCTAAAATACTCCCATCTTCAAGCATACTACCTTTTAATATTGTACTATTTGCACCTACCCAAACATGATTCCCAACAACTATATCTTCTTCTGGATTTAATCTTTCATTTGTATTAATTTTATATATGGCATGAGAGTCTGTTGTTCTAATCTCTATATTATATGAGAACATACAGTCTTCACCAACGGAAATCTTGGCTGGAGAACCATCCATAGAGATTTCACCGCCTCCCATTGTTGTATTATTCCCTATAAATATTTCATGGCCGCTTGTATATAGTCCTATTTTTAATCTCCTTATATCTACATTTTTTCCAAAATGAATTTTGTTATTTTTTCCTCTAATATATATATTAGAATCTCTGATCTTACCATTATCACACAAATTAAACTCATTGTTTTCACCTTTAATTCTTATCTGTGTATTTTTTATTTTACCTTTTGAAAGAAATCTATTTCTATTTTTTACTTTAACAACACTAAATTTTAATAGATGATTCAACTTTAATCCCATTTTCCTCCCCCTAATTTCTAAAATTTAGTTTTTACAAGTAAAAATGTTGCATTATAAAGCTTTTGAACTCATCAAAATTAAAGTTATTTATATCTGTTTCATCACAAGGGATTTTTCTGTCCTCACAGAATACTATTTCCGAACCTCTACCTACGTTGCTAGGGGCCCAAACCAAATGATCTACCCCAAATTTACCGCCATTGGGCGGATAAACAGCTACCATATTTTTATCAAATGCAGCCCCTATATGCACCACCGAAGTGTCTGGAGTGATTATAAAATCAGAATATTTTATTATCCCAGCACTATCCCTTACTGTTTTTATATTCTCATTAATAACTATTTTTCCATTCTTAAGTTTTTTTATCATCTCAAATACTTCACTTTTTTTATTTGGAGGAAATACAAATGTAATATAAGTATCTTTTTTATCAGAAAAAAACTCTACCATTTCTTTTATTTTTTCTTTTGAAAAAGTTTTATGTTTACTTGCACCATATGGATTTATAGTAATCAATTTATTGCCCACACCTATTTTATCCTTGAGATCTTTTCCTATTTTTTCTTCTTCAGAGTTTATAAATATATCATAAGAAAGGTCCTCTGTATTTATTCCGAGTTTTTTAAGATAGGCAGCATATCTTCTTGTAATGTGCTGTGTCCATTTAAAATCTTTTTCTGGTTCCACAGATATATCAAAAAGACTCCACCTACTCTTATCCAATCCAATATTTATTCTAACTTTGCAAAGATTAATAAACATCATTTGCTTAACTCTAAGCATCTCAGAAAAATCAATTAAAAGATCATAATCCTCTTTTCTTATCTCCTCAGCAAGTTTTTTTAAATTTTTAATACCCTTATTATATTCATAAATTTTATCTACATAAGGATTATTCTCTATTACCTGCCTGTTGGTACCACGTACTATCACATCAATTTGAATCCCAGGATATGTTTTTTTTACTTCTCGAAACATTAAGGTATTTATAATCATATCCCCTATTTTTCCATCATATCGTAGAAATAATATTTTTTTTACTTTACTCATATCAATTTTATCATTTTTATTTTTTTTCCTGTCCCAAATATACTTGCCTATGGCCAACCTTTTAGGTCTTGCCCAATCCTGGAATAATCTATTCATTTTACTAAGCATTTTTCACCCCTATAAAACTCAAATTCCTATAAATTATACCATTTACATCCTATCTTTACAATCGATATGGGTACTTATTGCTCTATCAATTTAAAAAATTATGAACCAAGTATCAAATAAGTCCTTTAAAAATAATGCATTTACTAAATTTAGCTTGAAATATGGAATCATCATCTGAAAATTTAATCCCATTTATTTGAACTTTTAAAGAAAATAAACTATAATTTATATTGATAGAATCTATATGTTTTGGAGGCAGATTATGTCTAAAAAAGAAAGTTTTTTTGGAAGTATATTTAAAAACAAAAGAAATGAAGAGACTAACGAGATTAATATCCTAAACAGTATCATTGAAGAGAGAAACCAGATCATAAATCAGATGAAAGAAGAGCTCATCGAGGAGAAAAAAAAAGTAGGGATAGATTTAAAACAGCTTGAAATCTATGAAAAGAACCTAAAAAACAAGGACAAGAAAAACCTTGAACTTTCAAATCATATCCTAGATTTAAAAAATTCCAAGGTTGAACTTGAGAAAAATTTTGAAAATTTAAAAAATAACCATGAAAAATCATCTCTAGAGCTTAAACTTCTTAGGGAAGAGAACCAGGAGATAAAAACCAAATACTTGCAGCTTTCAGAGACATACAGACTTATAGAGGGAGAAAATCAAAACCTAAAACTTTCCAAAGAGGAAGTTAAAAATCAGCTTGAGGAAAAGATAAATCGTCTAAACGAGTTAAAAGACGAAGGAAATCAGATGCAAATTCTAGGAGACTCCTTTATATCCAAGGATGAGCTAGAAGAGATGAAACTCAAAATCGATTCGCTAAACAAGCTGTGCGGTGAACAAAGAGAAAAAATAAATTCTCTGGAATCTGAACTCTTGAACAAGGAATCTATGGTGGCGGATTTTAGGGAAAGGTTGGCCGAGGCCCTCAGTCCAAAATCCGATGAGATCAGATACAAGCTGCCTATAGAGGAGCTTTTTTCTGCCTCAAAATTTTCAGAGATCAAAACTGCCCTTGCCGAGATGAATTTTTCTTTGGTAAGAGAGCTCAAAGAAAAATCTCTTGTCGAAATTTTGGGAGAGGGAATCAAGAATATCGAAACAGCCTCAAAAATTCTTGAAGATCATTTTTCAGGAAAAACAAGCTGGGAAATAAAGACATACCTCTATAAAGGGGATAAACTCTCAAAGATTTTCAGCCGTCAGAGAAAACTTTTAAATTATTTCAGTGATAACTACATGGAATTTGCCTCCGACCTTGATAATTTTGAATTTGATATCCTACTTCAGGAAGGATTCTCAGCCAATCATGTGGAAAAATTTAGAGATATACTTGATGAATATAATAAACAGAGAAGAATATAGAAAAAGAAGCTCTTGGAACATTTACTTCCAAGAGCTTCTTTATTTTTAAATAAATTACTGACTTTATTTAAACCTGTTACTTTTCTCTTGAAAGAAAAGTAACCAAAAGTTCAAGAATTTTTAAATGTCTAGGAAGTATATTTTTCTTTTAACGCCTTTGTAAGCTACAGTCCTCGGTTCCCTGCGGAACTTATTCTGTAGAACGGCTGAGTACAGGTTTTTTCCTGTATAAGCCCTGCGACTTGAAATTCAAAACCATATGTTCTTACTTGAGAAGCAAGCGCAAAGTTTTACCAAAGTTTACACACTAAAACGGTTTTTTTAATTTTTGGCCATTGATAAAATAAGCGTTAAGAATGACTGAGAGAAATTTCTAGAAAAAATCAACTGTCTGAGCGAAGCGAGTTTTGATTTTTACTTAGATTTCCGAAGGCATTTAGCTTATTTTTCACAGGCCTTGATTTTTGGTTACTTTTCATCAAGGAAAAGTGACGGAAGTTTGGAGAAATTCAATACTTTAATCTAGTGTCCTCAAAAGTGCATCATAAAAAAGACTGTGTTGCTCCATCCCTCTCCCTGAATAGATTGTCCCAAATAAATATACTTCTTCAGTAACACTTTTAAAAAGTCTTTTCAGTACTGCATCTAAATCTAGTTTTTCCACCTGAAGCTCGTCCTCTCCTGTGAAAACTCTCCCTACAGGCCAGTCTTTATTCAAGGACCATAAGTTTTGAAATTCATTATAGCTTTTAAGGGTATAGAGGGGATTTCTCACATCAGTCAGTATAAGTACCCTGCTTTTTCTTCCAGTTCCTATGAAACTCCCAGGAGTGGATAGGGACATAAAACCTCCCTCTAATTTAACCCCTATATCCTCTAAGGTAGGCGTCGTCTTAGCCCCCTCCCTTATAAATTTTATAAACTCATAATTTGCATCCTTTAGCATCTGAAAACTCTCCATCACCCTCACAAAGTCCTCTGATGAATCCATAAGTTCCCTACAGGCCTTTATATCCTTGGCATCGTCACTTCTGCCTACGAAATATTCTAGATACACCGACGTGAAAAACTGATTTATAGTCATCTCCCTGTCCAAGGATTCTACGAATTCAACCATGTTGTTGTATTCTTCTATTTTCTCCTTAGGAAGCCTTTTTAACAACTGCTTGTCCTCTACCTTTTCCAGTCTGTAGTCTCTTTTAGACAGATAATCTGCCAGAAGGGCGGAACTTATGAGGTCCATCTGAAGGACTATATTTATAAAGACCTTCATCTCATCATAATTTATTCTTATTTTGTCAAATCTGTAAAAAACCAGGGCAAAAATAGTCAAGGCAAAGACATAGGGGTTGTCAGTGACCTTATCATTTTTAGATGTATATAAGTATTTTATGTCCCTTTTCTCTGATATTCTAGAAAGTCCAAAATCCAAAGTAACATTATATCTCGGGGTAATTACTGATATCTCATTTTCTGGTACTCCCTGTTCCAAAAGTTCAGCCACCAGCCTCAGAACTTTCTTGTCCTCTTTACTCCTGAATTCATTTTCAAGATCTGTTTTTATATCCTGATTTTCCGATCTTTCTTCTGTATCTAACATGAGATTTTTCGAAAGAACCTCTATAAACTCCCTGAATTTTTCTGCATCTTCATTTTTCTCCAGCCTTTCCTCCTGAAAATTTGGAAGTAATTCCTTTTCTATATAATTTCTTGAAAACTGGTATATCCCATAAGGTCCATCAGTATTGTAATAAAGGATGCTTCCCTTCACCCACTTAGAAAGCTCCATTATGAAATCTCCCTGTGATATGGATACATTTTCTAAGTTGTCCACCACGAGGTATTTTACATTGTTTTGAAGATATTCCAGGTATTTTTCATCTTTCAGGAGGTAGTTGAAATAAAGATAAATTGACACTGCATTGTCTACTATCCCCTCTTCCAATATTCTCTCGATATACCGAACTGTTATTTCATTCATCTCTTTGTAAAATTCAATTTCTAGCTTTTCATCTTCTATCTTACTTTTATATATTCTTTCGCCTATTTTTCTATAACTTGTATTGGACAAAGAGGCCCCAGTGATATTTGACAAAAGTTTCCTAGCAATCTCTTCATCGCTACTTATGATCCCCTTTAGGTAATCCTTTTTTCTATAAAATTCAACTGTTTTGGACATTAGACTTTGAGAAGCTTCATAATGCATAAAAACTGGCTCGATCTCATGTTTTTTTATAAGGCTGCACTTTTGTAAAACCACCGGCCAGAACAACTTTAACTCCCTTTGGATAAATCCAAAATATGAAAAAATTCTTAGCTGGGATGCCACCTGAAAATCAACAGTCTTCATCCATTTTATTCTTTCAGTCCTGTTGGCCACAAGAACCAAGATATCGTTAGAGTTTATTCCGTCTGACAGCATACGGCAGTATCTTTTTATTGCATTTTCTGTCTTTCCACTTCCAGTTTCACCTAAAATAACTCTTCTCATAAATCATCACCCTAACCAATTTTACACGGGAAATAAAAAAAAGAAAACCTCTTTATAGGGTTTTCTTTATCTTACTTTTATTAACTCCCTAAATTTAGCTCAAGTTAGTACCTAAAGAAATTCAGAGTCAAAATATTTTGTCACGAATAAAAATCAATAAAATACAGAAGAATAGACACGAATAATAGAAAAAACGGCTTAGCTTAATTTAAGCCAAATAAAGGATAGAAAAATTTAACTTATTTTCTCTAGATCCAAAAAAATTCCTCCTAGGATGAAATAACTGAGACTTATAAGGAAAATAGATATCACTATCCCCACCAGGCTAATAGCCATAAAGACAGCTATTAATATGCAGTTGCTGTATAGGGGAAGGTCTTTTAATTTTTCCACCAATTCCAAAGGCGCATCTAGTTTTTTTAAAAATACTGCATATGTTATCAAAAGTATAAGATCAGCTATTCCAAAGGCCAGCTGAAACCAGAAAAGCTGCATAGGATAAGACTTTGCCAAAATCATCGCCCCATGACCTGCAATGGTAAGGCATATCATTAAATTTATTATTTTATTCATCTTAAAACTGTGAAGCCTATTATTCAACTCCTCTTTAAACCTCAGCATTATAAATGTGAAGATCAAAACAGAAAAGAAGGTCCCTAGGCTTATGGCCCAGAAAGGGGGTCTCTGAGATTCTTTGGTGATCTGAAGGGACTGAAGAACAAGGTTATACCCTCCATAAAAAAAGCATATTTGCTTCATCACGTTAAGAGATACCTCTTTCATAAGAATCACACCTTATAATAAAGTTTTTATTCCTTGACCTCTTCTAGATAACTCATCTCCATAAAAATATTTCCGAGAATAAAATAGCTTAGACTTATAAGGAATACGGCAAAAATAATTCCCACTATGGTAAATATCATGAGCACTGCAATAAGAATACAGTTACTGTAAAGCCTAAGGCTCTTAATTTTTTCTA carries:
- a CDS encoding acyltransferase, with product MSFYSEKELKEIGFKSFGKEVLISRKISIYGAENMSIGDNVRIDDFCILSGEINIGSHIHIAAGNYIFAGSTGVELKDFVGLSSRCSIYATSDDYTGRALIGPIIPEKYRRVQSRKVILEKYTVLGSGTTLLPGSYLEEGVAVGANSLVYKRLKEWSIYSGSPVTKVRDRKKELLEKAKVFELEYQERKKP
- a CDS encoding DegT/DnrJ/EryC1/StrS family aminotransferase, coding for MKKKSFNPIMVTKSFLPPIEEYKKEIEKIWETNWLTNMGPLHQEFKKNLKGYLKCDNISLFVNGHQALEIALKSLDLKSGGEVITTPFTFASTTHAIVNCGLTPVFCDIDLKTYNIDAKKIEQKITEKTVAILPVHVFGTPCDIKKIDEISQKYNLKVIYDAAHTFGVEVDGNGIGSFGDISMFSLHATKVFHSIEGGVLTYKDKTFEKRIKNLKNFGITGPEEVVTVGGNSKMNEFQAAMGLVNIRYIDKEIENRKRVAKKYRDVLKEIDGIKFLEDIPGVKHNYAYFPILIKEEKFGITRDDLHEKLKEYNIFTRKYFHPLITEFDCYKGKYNDDDLDVAKYVGKRILALPMYGKLKEKEVIYIFNKIKFLKSGSL
- a CDS encoding glycosyltransferase, producing the protein MEEVVTVIIPIYNRFEHIKIIFEALMRQTLKPNEVILSDDGSSLDVLEYLKSNFIDFPFKLKCVYQKDLGFRKTRALNNGVREANDGFLIFIDQDLIFGEDFIKNICKMREKNKFIMLRPGNTDEGEKKIIINNFKNLEYKEILKSISFMGKEISKLDYKRDMKNNLLYRLKLRDRGAKFVGMAYALYKEDYIRINGYDEEYQGWGYEDDDFGNRLYKAGLKSKPIYLEDVPLHLWHPFDPTKKKSINEEYYYKRKKEISRKNYKCEYGYDKSKGNDEVVVSELLKN
- a CDS encoding polysaccharide pyruvyl transferase family protein — its product is MFRILCIEGYVENNLGDDLMFKNIIENTNYDEYIVLGSENGITYPIKKKIKFISKEKFKRIIIKDFFLKFKSKNIDLAYVGGSLFMDRGNGKVARGKQRFSFLCRLLGIKTFVVGSNLGPIHNEKRYTKNILKFSKLVQNWSVRDKFSYNFLRNLGVQNVQMLPDIVFSTDIKDFKIKNDKKVCISIIRYEDASKRYDSKNSENYYKDIIEWANYFHKNGYSVKLLSFHNQADISISNELIKEIPFAEIVSYEGENILEEISTSEYIIATRFHSAILGALFGKKMVVYSYNSKTKNYLDSKNFEILKFGEKKDIKLFGKLEVKNSEIENSFEHSRKLMIGK
- a CDS encoding glycosyltransferase, with amino-acid sequence MKEFEITVSISMVTYNHEKYIRQALDSILMQKVNFRYEIVVGDDCSSDETQNILKTYAQKNPDKFVLLLRQRNLGATNNYFDVIQHCRGKYIAFLEGDDFWTDENKLKTQVEFLESNKSCDAVAHRHKIVDPDGDCKYLSHKKIEVEKYFNKKDALRYGPNLFHLNTLVYKNFFRGCADNYTIIRDSNQYGIHSLMIYLLASRSDIYIMSRCMSAWRVVVSDEAHNYTSFVAKNPLLVKRNTLLMYFNFRNYFGTTYDFSKRITEAFIDTSICLLCSEEQDKFKEINSHFKKLKIKERIILPQKIIRIFTPRKILKFIKRKYIGEN
- the rfbA gene encoding glucose-1-phosphate thymidylyltransferase RfbA — encoded protein: MKGIILAGGSGTRLYPVTKAISKQMVPIYDKPMIYYPLSVLMLAGIRDILIISTPRDIKVFEELLGDGNNFGLQLQYAVQEKPNGLAEAFIIGEEFIENDNVALILGDNIFYGYGFGSILGNAGKLSEGAKIFGYYVKNPSVFGVVEFDSDGMVTSLEEKPEQPKSNYAIPGLYFYDKTVVEKAKKIKPSDRGELEITDINRLYLEEEKLNCINLGRGMAWLDTGTFEGLLDATNFVKAVQDRQGIMIACPEEIAYLKGWISKEKIKELAEPLLKTHYGQYLMNLIK
- a CDS encoding dTDP-glucose 4,6-dehydratase; amino-acid sequence: MNYLVTGGAGFIGANFVKYMLKKYENIKIIILDKLTYAGNLGTIKEELRDSRVTFVKGDICNRELVENIFMNHDIDTVVNFAAESHVDRSIENPGIFLETNIIGTQTLMDVAKAHWTIGKDEKGYPIYSAEKKFLQVSTDEVYGTLHTNLPEGSDLPVNNEFVEKVLKNRKVMPKTFGTELFTEKTSLDPRSPYATSKTGADMLVRAYAETYHFPVNVTRCSNNYGPYHFPEKLIPLIIKNILEGKNLPVYGDGKQVRDWLYVDDHCKGIDMVINKGRLGEAYNIGGFNEEQNINIVKLTIDIITRIMNEEPEYQKILKTDLNNINYNLITHVQDRLGHDARYAIDPTKTVKELGFYPETPFADGIEKTIRWYLENQKWVDEVVSGDYQKYYEKMYDKR